GGTGCGCGGTTCTTTGAGGTGGAGCTCGGCGAAGCTAGCCAACCCAAAAAGGGAAAAGCTTGGATCTTTCACCCCCTCCCCTATGTCTTGTTGTAGCTCGATGCACCCATGTGCTAGGAACAGGGTGGCATCCTACTCCTCTGCTTGCGCAATGTGAGCCTGGTGGCCACGGTGTGGAGGAAGGCggcagtgtcggtgtttcgagtcatcgacgagtaaatttatatttgcgcgtctggctcagatggtgtgctcaaaagacacaaggatttatactggttcaggctaaatgtccctacgtccagttcaaggCTACTTGTGTTACCAGCacttagtttgtagtaggggttacaaataggcgagagagggaaagagtCCCAAGTCTCTAGAGGAGGAAGTGAACGTGCTCTACTAAGGCGTGAGGAGACGTGCTAACTGTGCTAAGGCGTATTCAGGTGTGCTGAAGTGTGTGTGGAGACGTGCTTAGATGTCTTAGGCGTGCCCTTCATGGggtgtcctgcttccccttttataggcgaaggggagGAGCAGGTTTACAAGGGAAAAAGGAGAAAGATGAAGAGAAGTCAAAGGTCTTCCAGGTCGCACCATCTTTCATCTCCCATATGCGGGTCCTGCCGGtcttgtagatgtcaacagggatggctccaagtcgtggccctgttcatcactggagCCACGCATCGACGTCAGCTGCTGATCATGGTGGTCAATCCCGTCCATGTGGATGGCGTGGTGAATTGACGCGCCCGTCAGTTTCCGTGCAAGGATTAGGTAGAACAGTGCTAGTACGCCTGACACTGTTCTAGACATGAGCTCTCCAGTATGGCCCGTCTTAGTCAtgtgttacatcgaggcatgcctgCCCACTCTCTAGTGTCAGAaccttgacccaggcccatacgcttggactgggagtggttggcggcggtatgggcttccgttggatgagacagagccgcgcctaaggggtcaggcgaggtagagcccccaacccagaggtcgggcaaggcgaaggAGGCCCCCCagtgggcgaggcggagcctcgcgacccagaggtcgagcgaggcagagctcacCCCCcagtggtcgggcgaggcggagcccgtaccCCAgcgatcgggcgaggcggagctcgcacTCCAgcggtcaggcgaggcagagcctgcgccCTAGGGGTCGGTCGAGGCAAGACCCGTGCCTCAGtagtcaggcaaggcggagcctgcgcACCTGGGGCCCGGTTGAAGCCATAGTCACGCACTTGATTGCTCGGATGAATCAGTGTTGATGACCATTATCTCCTCCTCTTcgagtaccctaatattggtccccgacagataGTCTTTGGCCTAGTGGCCAGCTTTGCCGCAGTTGAGGCAGGTGTCATCCCAGATCGTCTTGCGCCTGCCGGCAGTGCCGCCATCAAGGCCAGCCTAGCCTTGGGGtcctttctcctcctccttcccacCACGTGGTCAGCGGCGACGGTCCTTGGAGGAACCAGACGAGCCggctccttcctccttcttcttctcgaaGGCGCGCCATTGCTCCATCGTGTATAGCAGCTTGCCTCTGGCGGCGCTCGGCTCGGCGTGAGGCCCCTCCTTGTGGTCCTGCACCTCCTTGAGCCTCCCGGTCACGTCCTCAACGGTGAGCTGCTCGAAGTTGAGGAGCGTCTCGATCGACATGATGATCTGTGCATACTTCTTCGGTATGCAGCGGAGAAATTTCTCCACCGCACGCTCCTCCGTGAGGTCGGTGTTGTCGTGGCGCACCATCTGCTCCATCAGGTTGGTCAGGCGAAGGGCAAAGTCCTCGACTTGCTCACATGGCTGAAAGGCAAGGCGTTCCCACTCCCCTCGGAGGCGCTGCAATGTTGCACGATGCACACGATCTCCGTCGACGCGTGTCGCGGTGATCAATTCCCACGCCAGCTTCGCAGTAGCCTTGTTGGCGAGGGAGGTGCGCGAGCTCAGTGGGGATGACGACGCACAGGGCCTCCAACGCCCTACGATCGTCGTCGTAGCTAACACTACCGACGTGTACCACGTCCCATAGCCACCGAGCCTGCAACTTGACCTTCATCAGCAGGCTCCACTCATGGTAGTTCACCTTGGTGAGCATCGGCCATGGCGTCCCTACTCCGGCGTCACGGTAGACGGTCTGCAGCACCGGAGAATGCCCGCGGCGACCACGATGCCGCTCTGGTGACGACGACTAGCGGCGGCGTCTAGCCGGGCTGCGTGATCCTCCTCCCACCAGCTCTGGCTCCTCCCGCTCCATCTTGGCCTGAGTTGCAGCCGCTGCCTGCCTAGCCGTCTCGGTCGCTGCCTCCGCGGCAGTAAGGCGCGTTGCGCGGTTGCCGGCCCTGGCACCTACTGCACCGCTAGTGGGGTTGACGActgctcctcctccggcggcgtcGTGTGCTTTGGCAATCTGGCTCTCGGTGGACATGGCGCTCGCAACTCAAGAACcctaaggctctgataccaattattgGCCCAAAATAGATCTTAGATTTAGATTTAGGAACCATCAGAGGATAGTTTGGCCCTTGGCCGCTTGGATTGAAAGGAAATGCAAAGGCTTATCCTGTGTGCCCCCTGCTTTTATGAGCAGAGGGCAACATCTACTTTCTACCTGCTCTAACATATTTTCTaaccactaaagtggatgctGAGCATATTCTTGTTACAAAGGCTTATAAGTCAAGGAAAGTAAAATGCagaaaagtaagatacaagtgctGCCGAGCACTAGGCTTATCTGTCAACTAGCGCACAACATCAGTCCAATTGACCAAAATCACTTAATACTCTAGATAGGTGCCATTTTCCTTACATGCAGTAAAACTGCTTACAATATTCGTCAATAGTTTTCTATAGGAGATACTATATACAGTAAGTATAACTGATCGGATGGGGTGGGTAGGTGAATAATTAGTTTTAATATGAAACAATGAGTCTGCAGTCTACAAATCCGTTTGATGCACCATGCTTTTTTTATAACGAAACAAAATGAGAACCAAGTTGATTATATTTTATTATCTTTGTCTTTTCAGGGAAAAAATATTTCAACTTTTTGAAAACTAGTTCAGATTATATATGAACATGGTGAAATAGTATACTGAAAACGTTGAACTATGTTGTGCAAAATGTCGAAAGACTTATAAATGTTTTCATTGTTCTACAAAATGTGAATGAAATAAACTTTTCTAGAAAAAATCGGCTCCTGCTGGCATGCAAAGGCAACCCACAGTATATAACATAGAAATTATTAAGAATTAACATGTATTTTGATCGAGGCCATGGGAATAATACTGAAACTCATCAATACTACAATGTGTTTCATATTGAATGGTGTGGGAAACAGTGGTGATGATACAATGTAACGGTGCTCATAATAATACTTACATAACTCATGTTCATCCCTCAAAAGGTACAACTAGTAGTAAACGGAGAGAGCAGTAATTTGCATTGAGGCAAATAATCTAGTATATATCCCTTATAAAGAGTGGTGATGGTAGACTGTATATCTGTAACAAAGTTTATAATACTTATACTATATAGTTCGTGTTTCTTCCTTTAGATGAAGCAAATAGAACGGACTGGGACACACACTTCAAAATAATTAAGGGCATTTGCCAGGGTGTACATTTCCTACACGAGGGAGAGTATGGTCGTATTGTTCATATGGATCTTCAGCCTGACAATATATTGTTAGATGATAAGATGGTGCCAAAGATTGCCGACTTTGGTCTCTCACGGTTCTTCAATCATGAACAATCCCGATTATACACTATAAATGTTGCGGGCTTAAAGTAAGTTCCATTACCTAATATCATGTAAGTTTTAATTCTGATTGTTATGCTACTGATATCAATGACTTTCAGAGGGTACATGGCTCCAGAATATCTATTCCGTGGTGAAATCTCGTGGCAGTGTGACATATATAGTTTAGGTGTCCTGATTATTGAGATCACCACGAGAGAGAAGAACTGTTGCGACGAGAAAGACAAATCTGGAAGGGAATATATTTCTAGTGTAAGTAATAGTAAAGGTTGCATGCCGGATTCGATCAAGGATTTTTGTTATGCTAGTAATATTTAATTCTCTTTAATTAGCTAACCACCAAGCTGATTCATGATTTCCATTGTGCAGGTACGTAGAACTTGGACAGATGAGCACATAACCATCAAGTACATGTCTCTAGATGCAGATCGCCTTCAGCAAGTGAAAGCATGCATTGATATCGGGTTCAAATGTGTCGATGTCAATCAGAAAAATAGACCATCTATAGTTGAAATTGTTGACCGGCTCCACGGAAAACGTGCAGGATAGATGCAGCAAAGTTATGTACTCTATGAGAGCTAGTGACAGAGATTCTATCTTTCCGTTATGATTTACCTTTTGAAGGACCGAAAACGACGACCAGAGGGAGTGTGTGAATGTGAGCATCAATTTCTTTCGAAACTATAAACCGCTGTCCCAAAATCATAACCCAAAGAACAAACGCACGTGAGATCGTTATGATCACAAGCCAACGGGTGGCTGTGTACCTTTGATGATGACCAAGAAGTACAGCGGATGAACTGAGAACCAACGGAAACAAGAGCTCAAAAGAACGAGAGAAAACAGCACAATCTGCACAGGCCCGGACTGCCTGCCGAAGGGAGCTCGGACTGTCTGCAAGTCACGTCCCGGACTGTCCGGCGTTCAACTCCCAAAAACCGAACGATGAGAAACAGTTCTGACCTGGACAGAAAGAACAATGGCGGACTGTCCGCGGTTGAATCCTGCACTGTCCGCAAGGCAAACACTAGAAAACGAACTTGCTGAAACAATTTTGAACACGCTTCAGCAGCCACCCCGGACTGCCCGCGGTGAGGTCCCAGACTGTCCGGCGTTCGGAGCAGCAAAACACGGCCGAAAGAGACCTTCTGCTCATGACATGAACAGTACAGCAGATTGTCCGGGGTCAGGAGCGGACTGTCTGCGGGTCGCGAAATCAGCATGAACAAAGTCGCTCGAAAATCGCCCGAAGCAAGGAAATCATAAAACCAAATCAAAACccattgccaccaaattttaaccacATGGTCACAAGGCAATATGTGAGCTACCCCTAAGAGATCATCACCCAATTTGAAGCCAATCAACGGGAAATCAAGAAACTCCGAAGAACGCCGGTTTTCCAACCCTAAAGCTGATTCATCCCGATCTATAAACTCGTGAGGAATTAGATGAAATCCTTCAGTGAAAAGACTCAATTCACGTCCTAGTTCATCTTAGTGTAAAAGGAAGGAATCAAAACGGTCTCAAAACGACGAATCGAACACAAGACAAGGGAGAAAGGGAAAACGCGAAGAACACAAACACGATTCACAAGAACATGTCACAAATCGAATCCCGGAGGACACTaggaggttagggcctccattcccGCTGCCATCTTTGGTTCTTACACAAATTCTCCAATTTGTGgacctctgaaaggtcctaattgctagagggggggtgaatagcctaataaaatttctacaacaacacttaacaaaatggttagacaattataaggcgaagcaagtgttgcgttagcctactcaaaatacaagctacctaccacaattctagtttagataatgtctattcacacaaaagctatgacactatcatattttagtgtgctctcaaagactaactaaagagtcacactaaccaaacaagcaagctctcacaactagctatactaaagagcttgacaactagtttgcggtaatgtaaagagagtgattaagatagttatactgccgtgtagatgaaggaaccaatcaatcacaaggatgaataacaatgaaggccaatcacctcggaatcaatgatgaacacaatgattttttaccgaggttcacttacttgccggcaagctagtcctcgttgtggcgattcactcacttagagttcatgcactaattggcttcacacgccaaaccctcaaaagggtgccgcacaaccaacataagatgaggatcacacaaaccacgagcaatccactagagtacattttggctctccgctggggaaaggtcaagaacccctcacaatcaccatgatcggagccggagacaatcaccaccctccgctcaacgatcctcgctgctccaagccgtctaggtggcggcaaccaccaagagtaacaagtgaatcccgcagcgaaacacgaacaccaagtgcctctagatgcaaacactcaagcaatgtacttggattctctcccaatctcacaaagatgatgaatcaatgatggagatgagtgggagggctttggctaagctcacaaggttgttatgtcaatgaaaatggccaaagatatgagcttcaaccggccatggggcttaaatagaagcctccacaaaatagagccgttgtatcctttcactgggcacaacgcggggtgatcggacgctggccctcagcgtccggtcacgtgattcacgccacgtgtcccctgcttcaaatactgttcgtcagatctcaatggtcatttgttgaccggacgcagcgcacaatactaaccggacgctcagcctccagcgtctggtcgtttccagtaaggtttcagaaatgattttcttcgaccggacgcgtccggtcatgcatgaccggaccctgccagtgcCCGGTCACACAGTGACGTTTCTCTGtgctgcccgacaacaggaccggacacaccctgtcagcgtccggtcactgagcgacccaacgtccggtcatttgaccgacgccagcatcttcgctgttacaactgaccggacgctccagttccttagggaccagcgtccggtcaccttgtgaccagcgagactaactccttttcacctctaacttcttcacccttgctcaaatatgccaaccaccaagtgtatcaccttgtgcacatgtgttagcatattttcacaaacattttcaagggtgttagcattccactagatcctaaatgcatatgcaatgagttagagcatctagtagcactttgataaccgcattccgatacgagtttcacccctctta
This sequence is a window from Miscanthus floridulus cultivar M001 chromosome 10, ASM1932011v1, whole genome shotgun sequence. Protein-coding genes within it:
- the LOC136486776 gene encoding cysteine-rich receptor-like protein kinase 26 isoform X1, whose amino-acid sequence is MVGEASMGESAQNETSLLSTLPKELPLEFFTEITSGFSKDRILRTSAFGTFYTGILQNGLVVCVKKLAENLQIPAGRQFDNEATNLLVAQHENIVKLLGFCRQITKKVVEHNARFILVDKDECVLCYEHVPRGSLRDYLSDEANRTDWDTHFKIIKGICQGVHFLHEGEYGRIVHMDLQPDNILLDDKMVPKIADFGLSRFFNHEQSRLYTINVAGLKGYMAPEYLFRGEISWQCDIYSLGVLIIEITTREKNCCDEKDKSGREYISSVRRTWTDEHITIKYMSLDADRLQQVKACIDIGFKCVDVNQKNRPSIVEIVDRLHGKRAG
- the LOC136486776 gene encoding cysteine-rich receptor-like protein kinase 44 isoform X2: MVGEASMGESAQNETSLLSTLPKELPLEFFTEITSGFSKDRILRTSAFGTFYTGILQNGLVVCVKKLAENLQIPAGRQFDNEATNLLVAQHENIVKLLGFCRQITKKVVEHNARFILVDKDECVLCYEHVPRGSLRDYLSDDKMVPKIADFGLSRFFNHEQSRLYTINVAGLKGYMAPEYLFRGEISWQCDIYSLGVLIIEITTREKNCCDEKDKSGREYISSVRRTWTDEHITIKYMSLDADRLQQVKACIDIGFKCVDVNQKNRPSIVEIVDRLHGKRAG